The segment TCTCAAATTAAGCGTCATTCACTTTCAATCCGAAGGTTTTACTAGCTCGAGTCACCAAAAGGGTTGTTTGGATGACATGCAATATGAAATTacgatttgaaataaaataatttaaaattaaaattttatttggacaaacaattataatttctttatacgagttttttttctcaaacatgACCCAGGAGTTGTCAAAGCTATCAAATTTTTCTCAGTTATTGCATGATCTTACAAAATGAGCAAACTATAGTTCATATATAAGATATCAAAATATCCTAAGGTGAtacattaataaattatatccatatatgttctttttatgaataaatgttAGTGATTACAAATATTCAAATAGACATAATATTACaaagatttattatttcaacaaaataataataactatttattctttaatataattcttTCACATGGtacatacattttattttattttttaaaaaaaattatattaaagtaCATGTTAGGGCCTTGTTTTTACAAACTACTATAAATTTAAAGTGGGTCTAGTTTTATAAGTATTTGGAATCTCatgtcttttgaaaaaatttgaaatttaaaatcataattttacaTATCTAATTTAAAATCACTATTTCATATCACAAGTTTAAACGCCTATTTACTTGCCACGTGTTAAAACAACAAACAAAAGGAcactttaaaaaaagataaataaaaaacacTTCCCTTCCTGCCAAACACTctcttcatctatttcattaGTATACGCATGTAAACACACACATTCGACAtccatctaatttttttattttttattttttaaaaatagtgatctttttaaatatttttctatcatCTTGGGTCAAAATGTATTTAAAACTGATTGATTAGGTAAATTGTGCTTATGGAAACTGATTCAATCAAAAAAAGAGATTATATTAATAAGGTaaagatcaaaatttaaaacaaatatttccTTGTGCTTCGAGACTAATGAtgtgtttgataaaaaaaaatgtttgacaATTTAATGTTGTGAAAGATTATATATGAAACAATTGACAAAATTAAAGTTTACAAGAAAATTAAGATGTAATTATCATATTCTAACAACATTAGAAAAGCTACTAaaattatccatcattaaaaaaCTCACGAGTATGTTGaatgaatttatgaatatagAAAAGCAATGATAGTgttcttttctaaattaattattagagTAGTTCTCGTTTTGTCTTTCAAGTATTAGAAAGTATACTAAGCTTAGAAAGTATTAAGTGATACATTTAGGAtgttatatcatatttattattgtattatggGAAAAATTACGCTTTTAGTCccttaattattgatttattacgattttaatattttgaaatattttgataaaaatatttaacactaagtatttaattaattaaattatgtatttttaacctttttatatatatttagactatttgtaattataattatattactcTCGAACATTGAGCAACAATTCTTTTcgtcataacatattcataattgAAAAACTTATGCGtagtaatttattaaattttgtgatttttttatgtaaaaaatcaaaagtagtgccatattaattaatataaaaattcaatatatttaataagaaattataagaatcaaataagaatttgttgatattgataaagaatatttggcgatatatataactaaaattctttttaatttatagcGTCTTACAAGCTTTTATATAAGGACAAATGACTAGTACAGGAATTAACAgcctaaataatttttcagtttatcttttcttcatttttagaAGTGACGTGTCTATTCATTTACGACAAATATAGAATTCTTTGTAAAAGTAATTACAACTTAATTTGTCAACATTACGAGTTAAACCAAAAGAATATGAATTccattatgattataataaagcTTGGTCAACCCAATTCATGAAGTGAAAATTATTTGagcaaaaaatgaaaacaatatGAATTATATACCATAGAAATTTACAAGAAATTCCCTAACACATTTTTCGTGGGAACTGTAAAATTTCAATTgattaattaactatatataGATCGACAATATAAGAAATTATGTATTACTCCATAGttaatttattgttataacATATAACAGTACTCTTTCattgattaaaaatatcaatgCATAATCTTAATTGGGGAGTGGTTGGGGACCTCTTGACTATTTACGAAATGaatagataaaattaattttttcgaatctctaaaacataagaaaaaaatctctaataaaaaacataaaataaaaaactataagtataaaatcaatttttcgAAAGTTATATGTAATTTTGCAATTTGTGCCGTGAATGATTGGCTTATCATGAATTTAACCAAGTTAATTATAATGCATATCGATTCACGTTAATCTTCATCATTAAATTATTATCAATCATATAAGAGTAGTACTTATTTCGAATTAGGCACGTCAAAAGCGTGCATCTAGGCATAGCAtaaccttattattattattttcgttTTTCACTCCATGTATTTGTCATATTAAAGcttaactaaatttaaatttgtattgaaAAGTCTCTCCGTATATATTGTTCAAATCCAAGATATCTGtttaagaatgagtacttaTCACTCCACCACAATCTTTGTTGATGTTAACAAGTACTTTAGATACAATGAAACTAAAATGGTAATTCTATGACTATAGTTGTTCTTTGATAACATACATTTTGGTTAATTTTTGCTGGCAcgatattattgatgtataattaatcgactaaataaaaataaaatattgctCCTAAACAATGTTTTTTAAATGGTTAATCTAATTCATACGTATTTAAAGTCGTCCGAATTAATTTTCTACAAAGGGGAAAAATACAATCGATGGAACTTCACTTAAAGTTGGGTAAGATACTTATCTAGCAAATTTATTAGCCACTTGAAtgagaaaatctaaaattaaaacaaaatgatgGCTGTcaatatcaatataatacatatttttcattttaatttaaaagtgcTGCAATACCAACTTTTAGCAAATCTTGATATGGTTAGACAATGGACAAGAATCCAAGATAATGATTTTGCtacaaatgttatttttaatacaattttgttactttcttctttctcttcttcatttcacatattttcctttttagtttcacGACAAACTTTGACATCTTTTGTATAAACATTAATACAATAAATCCCACTATAAATACTAGTCCTAATACATTATTTTTCAGTATAAACAACTTTTTACTTAGTTATTAATGTATGTTATAATGATATGACAACCGAGTCTAACTCAACCTCAAAAGCTAGTTCGTGAGAAGAGAATTGTCTAAGTTCATATAAGGAGATTATTAGTCTATTTCTCGATCAATATGAAACTTTTACCCACTCTAACGTAtgtaacttattttattttctatattacaAATTTCGTACACGTATTTAGACGGTCGGTATAATATACCTTAAATTCAAGAATATACAAATCTTGAAAGTACTAAATGATAAAACGAAGTAGCTTTCTAGGTAATTATGTCATTCCAACAAACTCTTTATGTAATGAAAAAGAATACAAAGCCGTTTCTATttgtaacttctttttttttaatataaaaaaaagaatgaaaagatGAGGTAGAATGAATTCCTTTTCAACGTCGAAAGGGAGAGATATAGTTGGCGTCTTTTGCCCTCTACGCAGCTTAAAACACGCACAGGAAGGCTAATATAGACACTCTCATTGACACGTTTCaacatctcttttttttttctcactcaattcgttttaatttgtttctctTACTTTTCTTTATAATCAGTATCAAAGAACACGTCTCTTTCCTTCTTTTAGTAACTCAATAATTCTACTTGCTCATTACATGTTTAACACCGTGAACACGACTCAAAAGTCACAACAAGAATTCTGTGAATTACATGAGATTTTCTTGAGaattattatgaaaatttgCATGAAAATAAGTTTCTGCGAAATTTATTCAAATCCTCAGGAAAATCCTCATGCAATTCAAACAGTTTTTGTAGTGAGTCTTTTGTACTTTTTGGAATTGAGTAAACTCGAATAGGGGATCTCTTTATTTACtaacatgtttaagaccataaaCACGACTCAAAAGTCTTTTCTACTTTCTGAAACATTGTGTAAATTCAAATAGAGGatctctttatttatttgacaCAACTCGCTAATACTAATGTCTGATTATAACATGATTAAACACGAACAAGATTCAGAAGTCTTGtatactttataaaatttttgtattaagTCAAAATCAGACAAACAAGTTGAGAACGAAAGATAACATTATTATTAGTTTGTAAGTTAGTGTCATATATGAATGttgtttcctttttctttctttttttttctagtgtAAAGCAAGATTGGATGTATTAGATCAAAAAGAAATATAGATAACtaaaaggaatgaaagaaaacatGAGGAGGGAGGTGGGTGTTGGTAATGCTAATTGGTAAATGGTAGGCTAGCAAAGGCCAAACATTCACGAGAGGAaggaagataaataaaaaaggcAGTTGGCTTATCGCATGTTTGCTTCACGCAAGCAGCTAAATGGGGTTTGCTTCATCGCGTGGCTTTAAAGACTTCATTTAGTGTTTAAAACTCCCCTCCTCTTAGCTTCCtccactaaatatatatttctacaacaacataaattttttaacttcaaaaaattattttaaaaaatatataaaattattaataccaCCAACCAAACCCTAGTAATACACAACacatcttcttctttctttcttttttttttattctctaCAAAATACAAACAAACCCCTTCAAAATTATGTTCCAAAAGTGGTGAATTTGAATTATCATTGAAAATGAGCTCAAATAACCATAGTAGTAGCACCGGTGGTGTCTCCGCCCCAGGCGGAGGAGTGACTAGTGGAAGTACTAGTAGTGGAGGCGGCAgcggtggtggtggtggaggagGAGGGCCATGTGGTGCTTGtaaatttttgagaagaaaGTGTGTTGCCGGTTGCATATTTGCACCTTATTTTGATTCAGAACAAGGTGCAGCACATTTTGCAGCTGTACACAAAGTGTTTGGAGCTAGTAATGTTTCTAAACTTCTCCTTCATATTCCTGTCCACAAAAGGCTTGATGCGGTTCTCACCATTTGTTTTGAAGCTCAAGCAAGACTCCGAGACCCCGTCTACGGTTGCGTTGCTCATATCTTTGCTCTTCAACATCAGGTTAGTATGAATACTGTCAACGTGTATAACTTAAATTCTATGATTTGATTGATTCTCGCTATGCTAGATCATATGAAACTTTTTGTTACTTGAAAAAGACTTATTTGTCCTCACAACAatatagcttttttttttttttttgttgagtcTGTCTTATCACTAAAGTTGGTAAACTAAAAACACCCTTCTCTTCTTCCGTTACAAATCGTTTTGCTTCTTCTTTtagatctttttttcttttttcaacaaCTGATTTTATCAATGCCTTCACTCTACTTCCACTTTATGTTTTCATTTCTAGATAAATACAAGGCTTAATCTCATTTGCGTATTCAAGAAtctatattactatttttttaaccaTTTCTCTCCATGCGTTACAAATATGAAACTCTGAAACGTATTCTTGcagttataataaaaataaaaaaaaaatctctagtTTAATGAGAGTCAAGATTACAATAATGATTTTAGAAAACAAACTACTCCATGTGTTTCAATgtttattctttcaaaaaaatgtatttctaacttcttctttcttttgcaattTTTTCATTCTGACTTTCTATCGCATGTTTAAGACCTAAGATTAACATATATTTGGTTTAAAACAACACGATTTAAAtttcctctttattttcttaaaatttatgtcaagtcacaaattgaaacggatgaagtattttaatttattcatttacaagatccattttttttttcaagataagTGAAATGAGACAGCTTTTAAGCATTAGTATTATGTAAGAAATAAAGGTTAGCTTCGTATTAATTGAGGAACATGGTGTTGGATCTGGCATTGGTTGTCAAAAGTAAGTTAAGAAAAGACTTCTTCTTCTTAAGGTTACAATATGAGTATGTTTTAAGATTTTGAGTTGGCATATGTAAATTTGTCTCCAACATTTTTGTGTGGAATAATATAGTATATGTGATTGAAGATAATATATATTGACACTAGTGAATAGTACTAGATCTTGAACAAGATTTTCTTGTACAAAGGGGAAATGGACCATGATGTGTTACATTTAGGGAACAGTTTTAAACTTTGTTGAAATCAAGAAGTTGTTTTGATTGATTCacttatgatgatgatgtgggCAATAGTGACTCTACTTTTTTCTTACCATACCTCTTTCAATTTTGCTGTTATTAAGGAAATGGTCGGCACAAaatcttcttcttgttgttcaAAATTCATGGAAATATATGGAAATATTCTTCTCTATAAAAGAAATGGAATagctttagttttttttctccttaaagtacattttggttatttttagcACAAGGGACAATGACCACTCTTTTGTTGTTTCTCTAACAAGCATGTTGAAACCGATACTCCTCAACtaggataataataaatatttcaagaaGCTTTTTTTTTAACGTACTATTCTTCCCGTTTTATATTACTTGATCCATGTCGATTCGATATATCTGtcaaagaaaaagtttttattaCAGGCATATTACTAAGCGTAACTTATGAAAACTCTAAATTTGATTACTACTTCCTCcgtttaatttatgtgacattgtTTGACTCGATAGAAAGAAACTCTAAATGTGACATTCTTGTGTAGCATAGATATGAGACTAATTAGGGAGTAGTAAGTTACAAGTATGGCATATTAGCACTACTTGACTTAAGTTTTGATAATCCAAATTTCCAATTAATTAGAATAGTGAATTATGTCTGCTTGTTGATAAACTTGTCATTTTTAAAACATTACTTAACGTTAATTAACATGGTAATATGTTTGGTGTTCACTACATTTTAGTTGCTTTTAGAATAAGGGATAATAAGTTTGATCTTATTAAATAGATTAAgcgatttttaattaaaatttttgtttaataataGAGATTTAATAAGATTATTGTCTCCGTGTCTGCTGGTTGACTTTGTAGATTTATACATTgaatcatttctttcttttaattttataatttggaGTATTGGGAAGAGGGAATAATTTCTTGCTTAAATGACTTTTATGCTTTTAGAAAGAACCCAAATCAATTTCTATTCCTTTCAATTTGTCAGTAATGCACCGATCCCCAAGTCCTTGCTTTGAAGTTTGAACTACGTAAAATTTATAGTAGCAAAATTATTttcgatattttttttttgatatatattcatCTGAattgagattaaaaaaatatattttttaaatttatgatgaatttttaattattttattcttattaacaCTTTATAATCTTTAAATTAATGAGGGACTTTAACTATTCTATTAATATTAATGCTTTATGTTTATAATCTTTAAATTTATGAGATTGAAAAGAAGAGTATAACTTAAAATGAAGTGTATCATTATCTAATGGGGGTTTAGAGAAATGGAATGAGTATGAAAAATGTGAAGTAAATATGGACCCTTTAGAACCAAGCACCCTTTAATGGTTGAATTTTGAGGGTAAATAGGCGGTTTgggttaaatttaaaaatgtcaaaataagtGAACTTTATAAATAAACGGCTCATTTGCTTAGATGTATTAAATAGCTTGGATTGAAATGAGTTAAAAACTAAGTCATAACTCAACGTGATTAATTCttattaagttttaaatttaaagtttgttttcatatatttatttgagtacctaatattattataatgtgattataaaaaaataaatatcaattctttatttaaaaaaatactttaaaaatatttatagacaATTTCTCTTGGATCAgtttgaattatatataaattcagTTCAAAAATGAGTTGTACTAAGCGGATTAAAATAAGCCCAGCTAATAAAATTAGAAGTTATTAACTGCACAAACATATACAAAATGAATGGCTCAGGattttatgagttaattttGATACCACTTATAATCCCTCAGCTTACTTTGTGTGCATTCTGGATAATTTATATAACTTCTTgtacaatattttcttttcctttaacatatattttgaattctttgATAACTTTTACCAACTTAATAATTCAAGTAAATAATTAGTCTTTTAGATCATCTCCATGATTACAAAATGGTTACTTAGACTATATAGTACGCAATaccttttcttttgatttggcTACAAATCTTTTCATTGAATTAAATCCCAACACTTTGTGAATTGTGAGAGTTCACACATCATGTAAGAATGTATTTTCCAGGTATGGTATATGTTATATATCAAGACTCTCTCTCCTTATTACTCCGTTCTaaaaagaatgtcacatttTCGTATTttggtttaattaattaaattttaaactgTCCCATTACCTTTAATCATGAGTAGttgctttaattttattttttgggagGGGATTTGATGCGTCACGTTTATAGCTACAGAAGTCATATCTAGTGCTTCTATCTGAATTTATATGACTCGTTTTTTTAGATAATCAGTTTCAAAAGGAATGAGACATTTTTTTACTGGACAAAAAGGTATATTTTTTTACGAACATTACAAAGTCTTCTCGTATTTCTTAAACTTGGTGTTAGAAGGGAGGGAGAATATTAATTTAGACCATCATAAAATTCCATTACATGATACCATATTTGTGTGACTCAGGTAGCAAATTTACAAGCAGAACTCTCATACTTACAAGCCCACCTAACAACCCTGGAGCTTCCAACACCGCCGCCACTGCCGCCACCGCCACCGCCACCGCCACAACAACCTCAAACAATGCTCCACCAGCCATCACTCACCATAGCAGACTTGCCAACAGCAGGACCTTCATTGCCAGCTGCCTATGACTTATCATCACTTTTTGACCCAATGGTTATTCAACCCTCATGGGCAATGCAGCAGCAGCCACGACCGCCGCCCCCTCTGCCTCTGGACCCGCGCCACTTTGGTGGCGCTAGAGCTCCGATGGACATGTCACCATCCACCGGAGGCGGGGGCGGCGATCTTCAAGAATTGGCACGTGAACTTCTGCATAGACATGGATCAGCAACAGTGCCATGCACAGAATCATCAGCTTTGCCACCACAGACCAAGTGAGATCCAAAAGTACTGACttataatatgttaaatattagtGGTACTCATgagatgtttaaaaaaaaaaattaagaaaaatgagggttatcaattttaattgatcaaaaaaaaaaaactaggcaAAGTCAtgaaaaatctttaattttaccctatttgtaattttcttgatccttcttcttttttgtttgttgtactactttttttttttggattaataCTAATTACATTCAATATTAGTTATAGATCTATAATGCTTAATTACTTTTAATTGCTCCCTTGTGTGTGGTGGTATCTAATTTTGATTACATTCTTGCTTCAATGTATATtatctttgaaaaatttcaaatttatttctcaatttAATCATTGACTATGGACTAAATGACTATGGACTAAAATTTCGATTTTCTATCTAGGGCGaggatagaattttttttagttatgttttactTTTTTGATCCGGAGTTATAtgacaatatttttcattctcgTTCTTGACTTTAAGTTCCGTTTTAATATAGAAGGGGACTTCAAATATCCTCCAAaggtcttctttttttttggattggATGTTGAATCTTTATTTCTTGTCTAATTGGGtttgttgatattttaatttatacacATTTTTATAACTATGAATTTTATGCAATGAATTGATTTGTCTGTTTTTAAGTCGAAGAAGTCATTTATAAGTAACGAGTTTTGTTAGCGAGAGCTATGTATTGGTGTTTAATTGAATTGCTTTACGTACACTCATATAAGATTTTTtgatttactttattttgtttccttGTTAGATTTCTCTAAAAAATATTCAGTTAATTTAGACAAAGTTGTATTTATATATCGACTCAGAGTGAATATAAATGAACCAAATTACTATTGAAGTAAACCACacacaaaacaaaacaataagAAAAGACATTTAAGAttgagaaatagattttttttccagttttGGGTAATCATAAACGAAATAAATCATTCTTAGGTTACAGATTAAGGAGTAGTTTGAATCTTTTACGTCTCAAAAAGGATACACCACATATACACTCTTCAACCCCTTTTTTagctttcatattattcatgttTCAAGTACAAGCAATCACTCAAACAGTATCAATATGATTGTGGTGTTGTGGTTGAACTACTTTACCCTTGAAGCATTGATTTCTGAAGTTAATCGGAACTTCAATGCAGACTCTGAATACCGGGTGGAAACCAAGAAAATCAATCAAAGAGTGTTGGCCTAGGATTACGATTTCTTTACTAACGCAATTTTTCTTGcttttattaaagtaatttttattatccagaataataattgattataatttgtTGCAATCTAAGGGTATGTTCGGTgggaaggaaaatgtttttgtaaaaaaataagtaaattttttttttgtgttcagTACGTAAAGTAAAAGTATTATCCTGAATATACTCTAAATAAGAGGTGGGAGTGGTGGTAGAAATTTCGAGGATTGGGAAGATACAATCAATGTAAAATATCACTTGTAGAGCTTATTTTGCCCACCTCCACAAGAAACgttgttttcttcatttttaagaaacttattttctctctcaaccgaacatgaaaaaattggaGGTAACATAGCCTAAGATTGTGATTTGGATGTGTCGAGATAATTTTATTCTCCCtttatcttgtttttttttacacCTTCTAATGGTATTGTTTATTCGAAATTAGCTTATTTGAGTAATGAGAGCTACCAATTGTTTCCATCTGACTTAAACAACAATTTGGTTTTCTGATtgatttatattgattattgaGATAAAAGCATGATTATTTCTCAAAAAGGCTAACACCTATATCTTAACAAAGTGAGGTTCAAACACTTGGATTTTCACACTATCGCTAGAACTACGCCTCAGCCTCAAATAAGTTGGATTGAACAATATGAATCCTCACTaaccatttttttcatttttgaggttcaacaacaaaaagtaaaaagttgCAACTTATAATGAACCGAAGTAATTGAAATACTACAggaaatgttttcacatttgagtACATCCCCAAGAACATAAAAGCTCTCCTCTTAGTTTTGTTAAACCCTCAACCTCTTAccagaaatatgaaaaaacatacaTCTGCTTGTTTTGTTGATACAAGCAGCAATGAGTTGTTATACTTTCCTGGGCAGTATGTTGTATCGACGTACAGCAAGCTGGATGAAGATGCGTGAACCAGAACCAAAACCAAAACTTTTAACTAAACCAGTAAGCTCATGAGACTCTGTTGTGCTTGAATATAGTCAGATTGAAAAGAGGGAAGCTCTTGTTTCcagttttctttgtttttcaaccCCCCTTTTCTCTTATTGCGACGTGGGAATAAGCAGCAAGTTACTGAAGACGGGTTTTAGCAAACCAGTTCCTTTCGTGAAAAAAGTTTTACATACCTGCAGATTGGAAACCAAGACTGTGTCTCTCAAATAGATACAACAGAGAGAAACTCCTGGCCAAAGCAAAACACATCAGTTTAGTAATCCGCACTTTGATGTGCAATCTCTCAGAACAAACTCTACTTCTCCAACTACCCCAAGTCTCTTGAACCAACGAGCCAATATTGCATTGttcctttttgttatttgtgtttCACACAATCAGAAAAATAACGCTCCATTCACCTTTCTGCCAGTTGAGAGGAAAATAAGCTTCAATTGCTGCAAATATGCTCATTGCCAGTTGTTTAGGAGCGAACATAACAAGTGAAAAAATAGTACTCGGGAACAAACACTTTACTGCATAAGTTAAGAGAATAGGTTTAGACGTGACAAAAATAGGCAAATAAAAGAAAGGCCTATT is part of the Solanum lycopersicum chromosome 1, SLM_r2.1 genome and harbors:
- the LOC101256138 gene encoding LOB domain-containing protein 30 produces the protein MSSNNHSSSTGGVSAPGGGVTSGSTSSGGGSGGGGGGGGPCGACKFLRRKCVAGCIFAPYFDSEQGAAHFAAVHKVFGASNVSKLLLHIPVHKRLDAVLTICFEAQARLRDPVYGCVAHIFALQHQVANLQAELSYLQAHLTTLELPTPPPLPPPPPPPPQQPQTMLHQPSLTIADLPTAGPSLPAAYDLSSLFDPMVIQPSWAMQQQPRPPPPLPLDPRHFGGARAPMDMSPSTGGGGGDLQELARELLHRHGSATVPCTESSALPPQTK